Proteins co-encoded in one Candidatus Zymogenus saltonus genomic window:
- a CDS encoding MerR family transcriptional regulator, with translation MAEKSAAGVIKEGGDEESKNNHMSISELSERLDISPRTIRYYEEIGLMDQVKRKEGGKRIYSESDFRRLRFIKKLKLLGLTLAEMQELNAIYKIHRKNSKVFPRIIELFDYHSREIDHRIEELKLLKTEVEEFQQRMREKLEKEGE, from the coding sequence ATGGCCGAAAAATCTGCGGCCGGTGTTATAAAAGAGGGCGGCGACGAGGAGTCGAAAAACAACCACATGTCGATAAGCGAGCTCTCCGAGAGGCTCGACATCTCCCCCAGGACTATTCGCTACTACGAGGAGATCGGCCTCATGGATCAGGTAAAGAGGAAGGAGGGAGGAAAAAGGATCTACTCGGAGAGCGACTTCAGGAGGCTGAGGTTCATCAAAAAACTCAAGCTGCTGGGCCTGACCCTCGCCGAGATGCAGGAGCTCAACGCCATCTACAAGATCCACAGGAAGAACTCCAAGGTGTTCCCCCGCATCATCGAGCTCTTCGACTACCACAGTAGGGAGATCGATCACAGGATAGAAGAATTGAAGCTCTTAAAAACCGAGGTCGAGGAATTCCAGCAGAGAATGCGCGAGAAGCTCGAAAAGGAAGGGGAATGA
- the secF gene encoding protein translocase subunit SecF, producing MELIKPGTKIDFIGKRRYAYLFSLILIAVSVGSLILHGGPNYGIDFAGGSLIQVKFNKAVGIKDVKNVLLKMGLKEAIVQNFKEGEENEYIIRVVRTEMDITTLSEKVKENMDKKFGFGSVDLRRVEMVGPKVGEDLKKKGLYAVLLAVVGILIYVSVRFEFRYALGAVIALVHDATITLGAFSILNLEVSLPIVAAILTVIGYSINDTIVVFDRVRENMRKARKTPEDEVMNESINETLSRTIMTSGMTLLAVLALYFFGGGVIHDFAFALIVGIVIGTYSTIYIASPVVLIWNKLFPQKSPLQKGRRKRR from the coding sequence ATGGAACTGATAAAGCCGGGAACCAAGATAGATTTCATCGGAAAAAGAAGATATGCGTACCTCTTCTCTCTGATCCTGATTGCTGTCAGCGTAGGCTCCCTAATTCTTCACGGAGGGCCGAACTACGGAATAGATTTCGCCGGAGGAAGCCTCATTCAAGTCAAATTCAACAAGGCGGTGGGCATTAAGGATGTGAAGAACGTCCTTTTAAAGATGGGGCTTAAAGAAGCCATAGTCCAGAACTTCAAGGAAGGGGAGGAAAACGAGTATATCATTCGCGTCGTGAGGACCGAGATGGATATCACCACCCTCTCTGAAAAGGTGAAGGAGAATATGGACAAAAAATTCGGGTTCGGCTCAGTGGATCTGCGCCGGGTGGAGATGGTCGGCCCCAAGGTGGGGGAAGACCTGAAGAAGAAGGGGCTCTACGCCGTCCTTCTCGCCGTTGTCGGGATACTCATATACGTTTCGGTGAGATTTGAGTTTAGATACGCCCTGGGGGCCGTCATTGCGTTGGTCCACGATGCCACTATCACCCTGGGGGCGTTCTCCATCCTCAACCTCGAAGTCTCCCTTCCCATTGTGGCGGCGATCCTCACGGTAATAGGGTATTCGATCAACGACACGATCGTCGTCTTCGACAGGGTCAGGGAAAACATGAGAAAGGCGAGGAAGACACCGGAGGACGAGGTGATGAATGAGAGCATAAACGAGACCCTCTCTAGGACCATCATGACTTCGGGCATGACTCTCCTAGCGGTCTTGGCCCTCTACTTTTTTGGCGGCGGCGTTATTCACGATTTTGCCTTTGCCCTGATCGTGGGAATCGTAATAGGTACTTACTCAACAATATACATTGCATCCCCGGTGGTCTTGATATGGAACAAACTGTTTCCGCAGAAAAGCCCGCTCCAAAAAGGGAGGCGAAAGAGGAGATAG
- a CDS encoding glycosyltransferase family 2 protein, which translates to MEQTVSAEKPAPKREAKEEIAALIPAYNSEDTVGRVVDGIKEYVPHVVVVNDGSTDKTEEAAAESGAVVVNHKARRGKGEALKTGFAALMEGGYGAILTMDADLQHDPGDIPPLIEKYREGGFGIVIGSRMASKKDIPRYRLVPNLVGNFFLSNASGRDIEDSQSGMRIYSARLLKAINLTTSKYDTEAEAIIKGGKAGFDFAFVPIKAIYAEDQKTYFRPVVDTYLISIVYLRSLFWKRGTA; encoded by the coding sequence ATGGAACAAACTGTTTCCGCAGAAAAGCCCGCTCCAAAAAGGGAGGCGAAAGAGGAGATAGCGGCTCTTATTCCGGCCTACAACTCGGAGGACACCGTTGGAAGGGTCGTTGACGGAATAAAAGAATATGTTCCTCACGTCGTTGTCGTGAACGACGGCTCGACGGACAAGACCGAAGAGGCCGCCGCAGAATCCGGCGCCGTTGTGGTAAATCACAAGGCCCGCCGGGGAAAGGGGGAGGCTCTAAAGACGGGATTCGCAGCGCTGATGGAGGGGGGTTACGGGGCGATCCTCACCATGGACGCCGACCTCCAGCACGATCCAGGGGATATTCCCCCATTGATCGAAAAATATCGGGAGGGAGGCTTCGGGATCGTCATCGGATCGAGGATGGCGTCGAAAAAGGATATCCCGAGATACCGCCTTGTTCCTAACCTCGTCGGAAACTTTTTCCTCTCGAACGCCTCGGGAAGAGATATCGAGGACAGCCAATCCGGAATGCGCATATATTCGGCGAGGCTCTTGAAGGCGATAAATCTCACCACCTCCAAATACGATACCGAGGCCGAGGCGATAATAAAGGGAGGAAAGGCGGGTTTCGACTTCGCCTTCGTGCCGATCAAGGCAATCTACGCCGAGGACCAAAAAACCTATTTCAGGCCCGTTGTTGACACATACCTCATATCCATAGTTTATCTCAGAAGTCTTTTTTGGAAGCGTGGAACGGCCTAA
- the queA gene encoding tRNA preQ1(34) S-adenosylmethionine ribosyltransferase-isomerase QueA produces MIAQVPAETRGGSRLMVLDRQGRSGVGHYSFSDIGKFLKKGDLVVVNDSRVVPAVVHGRKVTGGRVRLLFLGDGGNGLGKGEKSYRGYRCLIYGKRVRRGTKLLLPGGAEVVVLGRGEEEGGDGFGGGYWVSLAGGVGEDRGALFEYLERWGRTPLPPYIKRSGNGAGGEGKVGSDDIEELDRRRYQTVYAGPPGSVAAPTAGLHFDEGAIAELEGQGVEFAKITLHVGLGTFLPIRSSRLEDHVMHGEEYEISCGTAEAVNRARAEGRRVVAVGTTTVRGLESAVNENGEVKAGRDVTSLFITPGYRFRVVDVLLTNFHLPRSTLVVLVSVFCEAPGVSGSEMILRAYREAIEKGYRFYSYGDAMLII; encoded by the coding sequence ATGATAGCCCAGGTGCCCGCCGAGACTAGGGGGGGATCGAGGCTGATGGTGCTGGACAGGCAAGGGAGGAGCGGGGTGGGTCATTATTCGTTTTCGGATATAGGGAAGTTTCTTAAGAAAGGGGACCTCGTTGTCGTCAACGACAGCCGGGTCGTGCCGGCGGTTGTTCACGGCCGGAAGGTCACGGGGGGTAGGGTGAGGCTGTTGTTTCTCGGCGATGGGGGTAACGGTCTGGGGAAGGGTGAGAAGAGTTATCGTGGCTACCGCTGTTTGATCTACGGGAAGAGGGTGAGGAGAGGGACTAAGCTGCTGCTGCCGGGCGGGGCCGAGGTGGTCGTGCTGGGTAGGGGGGAGGAAGAGGGAGGGGACGGCTTTGGCGGGGGGTATTGGGTGTCTCTTGCGGGGGGGGTCGGGGAGGACAGGGGGGCTTTGTTTGAATATCTCGAAAGGTGGGGGAGGACGCCCCTGCCGCCCTATATAAAGCGATCCGGCAACGGAGCGGGAGGTGAGGGGAAAGTTGGGAGCGATGATATAGAGGAGCTGGACCGCAGGCGTTACCAGACGGTGTACGCCGGGCCGCCCGGATCGGTGGCGGCGCCCACGGCGGGGCTCCACTTCGACGAGGGGGCCATCGCGGAATTGGAGGGGCAAGGGGTCGAGTTTGCGAAGATCACCCTCCACGTGGGCCTGGGGACGTTTCTCCCCATAAGGTCTTCAAGGCTGGAAGACCACGTCATGCACGGGGAGGAATACGAGATAAGCTGCGGGACGGCCGAGGCCGTAAACAGGGCGAGGGCGGAGGGGCGGAGGGTCGTCGCCGTAGGCACGACGACCGTAAGGGGGCTGGAGAGTGCTGTTAATGAGAATGGGGAGGTTAAGGCAGGGAGGGATGTGACGTCGCTGTTCATAACGCCGGGTTACAGGTTCAGGGTCGTGGACGTTCTTCTGACTAATTTTCACCTACCCCGGTCGACCTTGGTCGTTCTGGTCTCCGTATTTTGCGAGGCCCCTGGAGTCTCGGGAAGCGAGATGATCCTAAGGGCCTACAGGGAAGCGATAGAGAAAGGGTACAGGTTCTACAGCTACGGCGACGCGATGCTGATCATCTAA
- the tgt gene encoding tRNA guanosine(34) transglycosylase Tgt gives MFSYRITHRSGECGARIGELETPHGLVKTPVFMPVGTQATVKGMSPDRLRELGAEIVLSNTYHLYLRPGHEVIERLGGLHRFMGWDRPILTDSGGFQVYSLGELRKLSEEGVKFQSHLDGSTHVLTPEGAVSIQESLGADIIMCLDECTSYPSSYEDTRRSMELTLRWAERSKGAKDGNKDRQALFGIVQGGMYEDLRRESAAGTVDIGFPGYAVGGLSVGESKGLMYEMVEIALSLLPEEKPRYIMGVGTPEDLVNLSGMGADMFDCVMPTRNARNGTLFTSKGKVIIKNERYKDDGAPVDDDCTCYTCRNFSRAYLRHLFMAGEILSSILNTLHNLHFYFSVIRGIREAIYGDRFLSFKRDFFNRIEGDL, from the coding sequence ATGTTCTCTTACAGGATAACTCATAGGAGCGGCGAGTGCGGCGCCCGCATCGGGGAGCTTGAGACGCCCCACGGCCTAGTCAAGACGCCGGTCTTTATGCCTGTCGGCACCCAGGCGACGGTCAAGGGGATGAGTCCCGACCGCCTCCGTGAACTGGGGGCCGAGATAGTTCTTTCAAATACGTATCACCTTTACCTGAGGCCGGGGCACGAAGTGATAGAGAGGCTCGGGGGGCTTCACAGGTTCATGGGCTGGGACCGGCCGATCTTGACCGACAGCGGGGGATTTCAGGTCTACAGCCTGGGGGAGCTGAGGAAGCTCTCTGAGGAGGGGGTAAAGTTCCAGTCGCACCTTGACGGCTCGACCCACGTCCTCACCCCGGAGGGAGCGGTCTCGATACAGGAGTCGCTCGGGGCGGACATCATAATGTGCCTCGACGAGTGCACCTCCTACCCATCCTCCTACGAGGACACGAGGAGGTCTATGGAGTTGACGTTGAGGTGGGCCGAGAGGTCGAAGGGGGCGAAGGACGGGAATAAAGACAGGCAGGCGCTCTTCGGCATCGTTCAGGGGGGGATGTACGAGGATTTGAGGCGGGAGTCGGCTGCGGGGACCGTGGATATCGGCTTTCCCGGATACGCCGTGGGGGGGCTCTCGGTGGGGGAGTCGAAGGGGCTGATGTACGAGATGGTGGAAATAGCCCTGTCGCTTCTGCCCGAGGAAAAGCCCCGCTACATCATGGGCGTGGGCACGCCGGAAGATTTGGTCAATTTGTCTGGAATGGGCGCGGACATGTTCGACTGTGTGATGCCCACGAGAAACGCCAGAAACGGCACCCTCTTCACGTCGAAGGGGAAGGTTATAATAAAAAACGAAAGGTACAAGGATGACGGTGCCCCAGTGGACGACGACTGCACGTGTTACACCTGCAGGAATTTCTCCCGGGCGTACCTCAGGCATCTTTTCATGGCGGGGGAGATTCTCTCGTCAATATTGAACACCCTGCATAACCTCCACTTCTACTTCTCCGTCATAAGGGGAATCAGGGAGGCTATTTATGGTGATAGGTTTTTGTCATTTAAGAGGGATTTTTTTAACAGAATAGAGGGAGATTTGTAA
- a CDS encoding DUF2065 domain-containing protein, translating to MDLDYKLIIVALGLMFIIEGIPYFAFPHLVKRLMIEALKLPDRVLRIFGFIALVLGLLFIYLGSRVLG from the coding sequence ATGGATTTGGATTACAAGCTGATCATAGTCGCCCTGGGCCTTATGTTCATCATTGAGGGGATTCCCTATTTTGCCTTTCCCCATCTCGTAAAGCGTTTGATGATTGAGGCGCTGAAGCTCCCCGACAGGGTGCTTCGGATATTCGGATTTATCGCCCTCGTATTGGGCCTTTTATTTATCTATTTGGGCAGCAGGGTGCTGGGTTAG
- a CDS encoding radical SAM protein codes for MSIYDEIRRFVLVQTIHHGIGVLSKFSDRGLINTTYWMEKITKRDHYKRAIRRIRELFESGHPSFIVLKKVLKETHPRHRKRLVKAFIINQLLIGSNRRKEFSETPGGFYPPGLMVLSPTMRCNLNCFGCYAGSYDRSEELSFKTLDRILNEGKEIGMFFAVVSGGEPFFRKDLMDLFEKHHDVAFQVYTHGGLLDKDLVKRIARAGNILPAISIEGFEEETDKRRGKGHYKKVMEAMRLLREEGVLFGFSSTQTRLNASFITSEPFIDHMIDVGCTVGWYFSYIPIGREPNLELVPTPEQRDNLRRWVLHVRNTKPILAADFWNDGPVVGGCIAAGRKYFHINSKGDVEPCVFAHIASHNINNTTLKEALNCDLFKFIRETQRNNPNLLRPCMIIDHPEVLREASSMDGVYFTHKGADNIVSEIADFLDSYALEYAEFAEKAWEGYDHP; via the coding sequence ATGTCAATTTACGATGAAATAAGAAGGTTCGTTCTCGTTCAGACCATCCACCACGGGATAGGTGTTCTGTCCAAGTTCTCCGACAGGGGTCTTATAAACACCACCTACTGGATGGAGAAGATCACGAAGAGGGATCACTATAAAAGGGCCATAAGGAGGATAAGGGAGCTTTTCGAGAGCGGTCATCCGAGCTTTATCGTCTTAAAGAAGGTCCTTAAGGAGACGCACCCCCGCCACAGGAAGCGTCTGGTCAAGGCCTTCATAATAAACCAGCTCTTGATCGGGAGCAACCGCAGAAAGGAGTTTTCCGAGACCCCAGGGGGCTTCTATCCCCCCGGCCTTATGGTCCTCTCCCCCACGATGAGGTGCAATCTCAACTGCTTCGGCTGTTACGCCGGCAGTTACGACAGGAGCGAGGAGCTGTCTTTCAAGACCCTCGACCGGATCCTCAACGAGGGGAAGGAGATCGGAATGTTCTTCGCCGTTGTGTCGGGCGGGGAGCCTTTCTTCAGAAAGGACCTGATGGACCTCTTTGAAAAGCACCACGACGTCGCCTTTCAGGTCTACACCCACGGGGGGCTCCTTGATAAGGACCTCGTCAAGAGGATAGCGAGGGCGGGAAACATCCTTCCCGCCATAAGCATCGAGGGCTTCGAGGAGGAGACCGACAAAAGAAGGGGGAAGGGACACTACAAAAAGGTCATGGAAGCGATGAGGCTCTTGAGGGAGGAGGGGGTCCTGTTCGGCTTTTCCTCGACCCAGACCAGGCTAAACGCCTCCTTCATAACGAGCGAGCCCTTCATAGACCACATGATCGATGTGGGATGTACCGTGGGGTGGTACTTCTCTTACATCCCGATCGGGAGGGAGCCGAACCTCGAGCTCGTCCCCACCCCAGAGCAGAGGGACAACCTAAGGAGGTGGGTGCTCCACGTAAGGAACACCAAGCCGATCCTCGCGGCCGACTTCTGGAACGACGGGCCGGTCGTGGGGGGTTGTATCGCCGCCGGCAGAAAATACTTCCACATAAACTCCAAGGGGGACGTGGAGCCCTGTGTCTTCGCCCACATCGCCAGCCACAACATTAACAACACGACCCTGAAGGAGGCCCTGAACTGCGACCTCTTCAAGTTCATCAGGGAAACCCAGAGAAATAACCCAAACCTCTTAAGACCCTGCATGATTATAGACCATCCCGAGGTATTAAGGGAGGCCTCTTCAATGGACGGGGTATACTTTACGCACAAGGGTGCCGATAATATCGTATCGGAGATAGCTGATTTTCTGGACAGCTACGCCCTGGAATACGCCGAATTCGCCGAGAAGGCATGGGAGGGGTATGATCACCCATAA
- the yajC gene encoding preprotein translocase subunit YajC has translation MVPLEIFFALAQKEGAEGGNALIQFAPIILIFVVFYFLLIRPQQKRQKEHQGMVNELKKGDNVITAGGIHGTVTGVADNIATVEIANNIRIKVTKSSIAAVKKEGQPIN, from the coding sequence ATGGTACCCTTGGAAATTTTTTTCGCCCTTGCACAGAAGGAGGGGGCTGAGGGCGGGAACGCCCTTATCCAGTTCGCGCCGATAATACTCATCTTTGTTGTCTTCTATTTCCTCCTCATCAGGCCGCAGCAGAAACGCCAGAAGGAGCATCAGGGCATGGTAAACGAGCTGAAAAAGGGAGACAACGTCATCACCGCGGGGGGAATCCACGGAACCGTAACTGGGGTTGCTGATAATATCGCCACGGTCGAGATCGCCAACAACATCAGGATAAAGGTCACGAAGTCGTCGATAGCGGCGGTAAAGAAGGAGGGGCAGCCCATAAACTGA
- the secD gene encoding protein translocase subunit SecD, with protein MIKDLNIRIAIIVVVVLVSVVYLTPTFFFDGGGKVPDFWKKAKILPTKTLNRGLDLEGGMHMLLGVDLEESLINTMDRMTVEIKTYLDKEEIPYRHVERHGTDGIRIVLTDPEKQDDLKAYINKTYRFFEIVETSTLGGEFEVTYKYREKDLLAFKDRTVDQTLETIRNRVDELGLAEPEIVRQGDYDILVQLPGLADAEKAKSLIKKVALLEFKLVDDKNDLAEALKGNVPEGSEILYQKIKDRDTGELLETKPYLIEKKTLMTGEVITDANISISSSGRGYPHVAMNFDSRGEALFEKISGDNVGRNLAIILDNSVYSAPVIKTKISGGSAIIEGSFTKEEASELAIVLRAGALPAKITVHEERTVGPSLGEDSIRKGFMATLIGSALVIIAMVLYYGASGLVADLALFLNMIIILAVMSALQATLTLPGIAGIALTIGMAVDANVLVFERVREELRLGKTPRAALEGGYSKAFLTIMDANVTTLIAALVLFQFGTGPVKGFAVTLSIGILTSLFTAIFVSRTIFDLVTSRFRIKRLSV; from the coding sequence ATGATAAAGGATTTGAATATCAGGATTGCGATTATTGTCGTGGTGGTCTTGGTATCCGTCGTGTACCTGACCCCCACCTTCTTCTTTGATGGGGGCGGGAAGGTGCCCGATTTCTGGAAGAAGGCCAAGATACTCCCCACGAAGACCCTGAACCGGGGGCTCGACCTCGAGGGGGGGATGCACATGCTTCTCGGCGTCGACCTGGAGGAATCGCTGATCAACACGATGGACAGGATGACCGTCGAGATAAAGACTTATCTCGACAAGGAAGAGATCCCGTACCGTCACGTGGAGAGACACGGAACGGACGGCATCCGCATCGTGCTGACAGACCCGGAAAAACAGGACGACCTGAAGGCGTATATCAACAAGACCTACAGGTTCTTCGAGATTGTCGAGACCTCCACGCTGGGGGGTGAATTCGAGGTAACCTATAAATACAGGGAGAAGGATCTTCTGGCCTTCAAGGACAGGACGGTGGACCAGACCCTGGAGACTATCAGAAACAGGGTGGACGAGCTGGGCCTGGCCGAACCGGAGATCGTGCGGCAGGGTGACTACGACATCCTCGTTCAGCTTCCGGGCCTGGCCGACGCCGAAAAGGCCAAGTCCCTTATCAAGAAGGTGGCGCTTCTGGAGTTCAAGCTGGTGGATGATAAGAACGACCTCGCCGAAGCCTTGAAGGGAAACGTGCCGGAGGGATCGGAGATCTTGTATCAAAAGATAAAAGACAGGGACACGGGGGAGCTGCTGGAGACCAAACCCTACCTAATCGAAAAGAAGACCCTTATGACCGGAGAGGTGATCACCGACGCGAACATCAGCATAAGCTCATCGGGGAGGGGGTATCCCCACGTGGCGATGAATTTCGATTCGAGGGGGGAGGCACTCTTTGAGAAAATATCCGGCGACAACGTGGGGAGGAACCTCGCCATCATCCTGGACAACTCCGTCTATTCCGCCCCGGTAATTAAGACGAAGATCTCGGGCGGTTCCGCCATCATCGAAGGGAGCTTCACCAAAGAGGAGGCGAGCGAGCTGGCGATTGTCTTGAGGGCCGGCGCCCTCCCCGCAAAGATCACAGTACACGAGGAGAGGACCGTGGGTCCCTCCCTGGGGGAGGACTCGATAAGAAAGGGCTTTATGGCGACTTTGATCGGCAGCGCCCTCGTTATCATAGCCATGGTCCTCTACTACGGGGCCTCCGGGCTTGTGGCCGACCTGGCGCTGTTTTTAAACATGATAATAATCCTGGCCGTTATGAGCGCCCTCCAGGCGACGCTGACCCTTCCCGGAATCGCGGGAATTGCCCTTACCATCGGCATGGCAGTGGACGCAAACGTACTCGTCTTCGAGAGGGTCAGGGAGGAGCTGAGGCTCGGAAAGACCCCGAGGGCCGCGCTGGAGGGGGGCTATTCCAAGGCCTTCCTCACGATTATGGACGCCAACGTGACGACCCTCATCGCGGCGCTGGTCCTGTTTCAGTTCGGGACGGGGCCGGTAAAGGGGTTTGCGGTAACCTTGAGCATCGGTATCCTTACAAGCCTCTTTACCGCCATATTCGTTTCGAGAACCATATTCGATTTGGTAACTTCCCGCTTCAGGATTAAGAGACTGAGCGTATAG